One stretch of Vulpes lagopus strain Blue_001 chromosome 12, ASM1834538v1, whole genome shotgun sequence DNA includes these proteins:
- the USH1G gene encoding LOW QUALITY PROTEIN: Usher syndrome type-1G protein (The sequence of the model RefSeq protein was modified relative to this genomic sequence to represent the inferred CDS: deleted 1 base in 1 codon) has protein sequence MNDQYHRAARDGYLELLKEATRKELNAPDEDGMTPTLWAAYHGNLESLRLIVSRGGDPDKCDIWGNTPLHLAASNGHLHCLSFLVSFGANIWCLDNDYHTPLDMAAMKGHMECVRYLDSIAAKQSSLNPKLVGKLKDKAFREAERRIRECAKMQRKHHERMERRYRRERAERSDALSFSSLTSSTLSRRLQHLALGSQLPYSQATLHGTARGKGKIQRKLERRKQGGEGTFKISEDGRKSVRSLSGLQLGSDVMFVRQGTYANPKEWGRSPLRDMFLSDEDSVSRATLAAEPAHSEVSTDSGHDSLFTRPGLGTMVFRRNYLSSGLHGLGREDAEGAPRGRLQSSPSLDDDSLGSANSLQDRSCGEELPWDELDLGLDEDLEPETSPLETFLASLHMEDFTSLLRQEKIDLEALMLCSDLDLRSISVPLGPRKKILGAVRRRRQALERPPALEDTEL, from the exons ATGAACGACCAGTACCACCGGGCGGCCCGGGACGGCTACCTGGAGCTCCTCAAAGAGGCCACCAGGAAGGAGCTGAACGCCCCCGACGAGGACGGCATGACTCCCACCCTCTGGGCTGCCTACCACGGCAACCTGGAGTCGCTGCGGCTCATCGTGAGCCGGGG GGGTGACCCAGACAAGTGTGACATCTGGGGCAACACGCCCCTGCACCTGGCAGCTTCCAACGGCCACCTGCACTGCCTGTCCTTCCTGGTGTCCTTCGGGGCCAACATCTGGTGCCTGGACAACGACTACCACACGCCGCTGGACATGGCCGCGATGAAGGGCCACATGGAGTGCGTGCGCTACCTGGACTCCATCGCCGCCAAGCAGAGCAGCCTCAACCCCAAGCTGGTGGGCAAGCTGAAGGACAAGGCCTTCCGCGAGGCCGAGCGGCGCATCCGCGAGTGCGCCAAGATGCAGCGCAAGCACCACGAGCGCATGGAGCGGCGCTACCGCCGCGAGCGGGCCGAGCGCTCCGACGCGCTCAGCTTCTCCAGCCTCACGTCCAGCACCCTGAGCCGCCGGCTGCAGCACCTGGCGCTGGGCAGCCAACTGCCCTACTCGCAGGCCACGCTGCACGGCACGGCCAGGGGCAAGGGCAAGATCCAGCGGAAGCTGGAGCGGCGCAAGCAGGGCGGCGAGGGCACCTTCAAGATCTCCGAGGACGGCCGCAAGAGCGTGCGCTCGCTCTCGGGCCTGCAGCTGGGCAGCGACGTGATGTTCGTGCGCCAGGGCACCTACGCCAACCCCAAGGAGTGGGGCCGCTCCCCGCTCCGGGACATGTTCCTCTCGGATGAGGACAGCGTCTCCCGTGCCACGCTGGCGGCCGAGCCTGCCCACTCGGAGGTCAGCACCGACTCAGGCCACGACTCCCTGTTTACCCGCCCCGGCCTGGGCACCATGGTGTTCCGCAGGAACTACCTGAGCAGCGGGCTGCACGGGCTGGGCCGCGAGGACGCCGAGGGCGCCCCGCGAGGCCGGCTGCAGAGC TCCCCCAGCCTGGACGACGACAGCCTGGGCAGTGCCAACAGCCTGCAGGACCGCagctgcggggaggagctgcCCTGGGACGAGCTGGACTTGGGCCTGGATGAGGACCTGGAGCCCGAGACCAGCCCCCTGGAGACCTTCCTGGCCTCCCTGCACATGGAGGACTTCACCTCCCTCCTGCGGCAGGAGAAGATCGACCTGGAGGCCCTGATGCTGTGCTCCGACCTTGACCTCCGCAGCATCAGCGTCCCCCTGGGGCCCCGCAAGAAGATTCTGGGGGccgtgaggaggaggaggcaggcgcTGGAGCGCCCGCCAGCCCTGGAGGACACGGAGTTGTGA